Proteins from a single region of Haloarchaeobius litoreus:
- a CDS encoding MBL fold metallo-hydrolase — protein MQLRHLKSSSVVVEEGDTRVLCDPWLVDGAFYGSWAHYPPLSFEPEDYADVDYIYVSHIHPDHCHPETLQRLDTDTPVIVHDYQWDFLADNLRRWGFDVIELPHDERMHLGDDLHLNVLASDDCDPEVCGKYFGCGWFMDDVTGGTEGSTQIDSMGVFDDGEHVLVNANDCRWPMTAAASQRVLDRYGEVDMLLMQYGAANFYPQCMLDYSHEERLEAAEEVAVEMCQDAESFVQVFEPDYYMPFAGSYTLAGPLSDLNQYVGVMRRAEAKEYFEASENVPEDSTCILLNSEEAFDLETGTQSAPYTPVDPERKQAYIDEELADRSFDYHDDEMPSLAELQELLPVAYEHMEEKRRGIGFESDTTVLLDLVEDTTAALSLQGDGIEYRSRDEAADGEEYVRMRIDPRLLHRILQGPAHAHYNNAQIGSHVHFAKEPDIYERPVYYCMNYFHA, from the coding sequence ATGCAACTCAGACACCTGAAGTCGTCGAGCGTCGTCGTCGAGGAGGGCGACACCCGCGTCCTCTGTGACCCCTGGCTCGTCGACGGAGCGTTCTACGGCTCGTGGGCGCACTACCCGCCGCTGTCGTTCGAGCCCGAGGACTACGCGGACGTGGACTACATCTACGTCTCGCACATCCACCCGGACCACTGTCATCCGGAGACACTCCAGCGCCTCGACACCGACACGCCTGTCATCGTCCACGACTACCAGTGGGACTTCCTCGCGGACAACCTCCGCCGGTGGGGGTTCGACGTCATCGAACTCCCCCACGACGAGCGGATGCACCTCGGCGACGACCTCCACCTGAACGTGCTGGCATCCGACGACTGCGACCCCGAGGTCTGCGGGAAGTACTTCGGCTGCGGCTGGTTCATGGACGACGTGACCGGCGGCACCGAGGGGTCGACCCAGATCGACTCGATGGGCGTGTTCGATGACGGCGAGCACGTCCTCGTCAACGCGAACGACTGTCGCTGGCCGATGACCGCCGCCGCGTCCCAGCGGGTGCTCGACCGCTACGGCGAGGTCGACATGCTCCTGATGCAGTACGGCGCGGCGAACTTCTACCCGCAGTGCATGCTCGACTACAGCCACGAGGAGCGCCTCGAGGCTGCCGAGGAGGTCGCCGTCGAGATGTGCCAGGACGCCGAATCGTTCGTCCAGGTGTTCGAGCCGGACTACTACATGCCGTTCGCGGGGAGCTACACCCTCGCCGGGCCGCTCTCGGACCTGAACCAGTACGTCGGCGTCATGCGCCGGGCGGAGGCGAAGGAGTACTTCGAGGCGAGCGAGAACGTCCCCGAGGACTCGACCTGCATCCTCCTCAACAGCGAGGAGGCGTTCGACCTGGAGACCGGGACGCAGTCGGCACCGTACACCCCGGTCGACCCCGAACGGAAGCAGGCCTACATCGACGAGGAGCTCGCCGACCGGTCGTTCGACTACCACGACGACGAGATGCCGTCGCTCGCGGAGCTGCAGGAACTGCTCCCGGTGGCGTACGAGCACATGGAGGAGAAGCGCCGTGGCATCGGCTTCGAGAGCGACACGACCGTCCTGCTCGACCTCGTCGAGGACACGACGGCCGCGCTGTCGCTCCAGGGGGACGGCATCGAGTACCGCTCGCGCGACGAGGCCGCCGACGGCGAGGAGTACGTCCGGATGCGCATCGACCCGCGCCTCCTCCACCGCATCCTGCAGGGACCGGCGCACGCCCACTACAACAACGCCCAGATCGGCTCGCACGTCCACTTCGCCAAGGAGCCCGACATCTACGAGCGGCCGGTGTACTACTGCATGAACTACTTCCACGCCTAG
- a CDS encoding HalOD1 output domain-containing protein: MQEYETRFEQHGDESVATTVAVAVAEATGQDVMELGPLGSSVDCEALDSLVRSAESTLSVSFLYEQCRIFISGDGTIEITRL; encoded by the coding sequence ATGCAGGAGTACGAGACTCGGTTCGAACAGCACGGCGACGAATCTGTCGCGACGACGGTGGCGGTCGCGGTCGCCGAAGCAACGGGGCAGGACGTGATGGAACTTGGCCCACTCGGGTCGTCGGTCGATTGCGAGGCGCTCGACTCGCTAGTACGGTCCGCGGAGTCCACACTCTCCGTCTCCTTTCTCTACGAGCAATGCCGGATCTTCATCTCCGGAGATGGAACCATCGAGATTACGCGTCTTTGA
- a CDS encoding flippase, which yields MNRGRPRSTARDRTRGRTGHELRERRTPAGVPDVSDDPIATIRRGASASLAASVLDKVANVALVVLLARVLLTPAEYGLLNVAIAALSVVSILATLGLPKSTARYVNEYLDGESGQVPHVLRTGAKAVGLTTLVVAIALAVFHRHLADLLGQPSVAPFLLVGTLYVVVRAGFKFINAVFQGLNRVDLSALTAGVNGVARVTFAVGLVVLGLGTYGAFLGYVAGYSLAVVVGAVLLIGRVYIPTDSASEMEPGLSRRLVEYAVPLTATRGANVLDKKVDVVLVGSLASLAAAGYYTVAKQLSDIVSMPAASFGFALSPVLGEQSGTGDRERAARLYEQSLTYVLLCYVPACVGLVLVARPTVVYVFGSAYAPAVPVVQVFSGFILVNAVNKITSDALDYMGRARARATVKTAMAVSNAGLNVLLIPVYGAVGAAAATVFTYTVYTGTNVYVIHTELGLRPLRLVRRAAVVCVIAVGMGVVVTLALPLVGGLATLFGVVGVGAGVWVVLGVGSGLLDVEQLRTFVR from the coding sequence GTGAATCGGGGACGGCCTCGCTCGACTGCCCGGGACCGGACGCGCGGACGGACCGGCCACGAGCTGAGGGAGCGCCGGACGCCGGCGGGTGTGCCTGACGTGTCGGACGACCCCATCGCGACGATCCGGCGCGGCGCGAGCGCCTCGCTCGCGGCGAGCGTTCTCGACAAGGTCGCCAACGTCGCCCTGGTCGTCCTGCTCGCCCGGGTGCTCCTCACACCTGCGGAGTACGGCCTGCTCAACGTTGCCATCGCCGCGCTCTCGGTCGTCTCCATCCTCGCGACGCTCGGACTGCCGAAGTCGACGGCCCGGTACGTGAACGAGTACCTGGACGGTGAGTCGGGACAGGTCCCCCACGTCCTCCGGACCGGCGCGAAAGCCGTCGGCCTGACGACGCTCGTCGTGGCCATCGCGCTCGCCGTCTTCCACCGCCATCTCGCCGACCTGCTCGGGCAGCCCAGCGTCGCCCCGTTCCTGCTCGTGGGGACGCTGTATGTCGTCGTCCGGGCCGGCTTCAAGTTCATCAACGCCGTGTTCCAAGGGCTGAACCGGGTCGACCTCAGCGCGCTCACCGCCGGGGTCAACGGCGTCGCTCGTGTGACGTTCGCGGTGGGGCTGGTCGTCCTCGGACTCGGTACCTACGGGGCGTTCCTTGGCTACGTCGCGGGCTACAGCCTCGCTGTGGTGGTCGGTGCCGTCCTGCTCATCGGGCGTGTCTACATCCCGACCGATTCCGCGAGCGAGATGGAGCCCGGGCTGAGCCGACGCCTCGTCGAGTACGCCGTCCCGCTGACGGCGACGCGTGGCGCGAACGTCCTCGACAAGAAGGTCGACGTTGTGCTGGTCGGCTCGTTGGCGAGCCTCGCGGCGGCCGGCTACTACACGGTGGCCAAGCAGCTCTCGGACATCGTGTCGATGCCGGCGGCGTCGTTCGGCTTCGCGCTCTCGCCGGTGCTGGGCGAACAGTCGGGGACGGGCGACCGGGAGCGCGCGGCCCGGCTCTACGAGCAGTCGCTCACGTACGTCCTGCTCTGTTACGTGCCGGCGTGTGTAGGGCTGGTGCTCGTCGCCCGGCCGACCGTCGTCTACGTCTTCGGCTCGGCCTACGCGCCGGCAGTTCCGGTCGTCCAGGTGTTCAGCGGGTTCATCCTCGTCAACGCCGTCAACAAGATCACGAGCGACGCGCTCGACTACATGGGCCGCGCTCGCGCCAGGGCGACCGTCAAGACCGCGATGGCCGTCTCGAACGCCGGCCTGAACGTCCTGCTCATCCCGGTGTACGGCGCGGTCGGCGCGGCGGCCGCGACTGTCTTCACCTACACCGTCTACACGGGGACGAACGTGTACGTCATCCACACCGAGCTCGGGCTCCGCCCGCTGCGGCTCGTTCGGCGAGCGGCGGTCGTCTGTGTCATCGCTGTCGGGATGGGCGTCGTCGTCACGCTCGCACTGCCGCTCGTCGGTGGGCTCGCGACGCTGTTCGGAGTCGTCGGCGTCGGTGCCGGAGTGTGGGTGGTGCTCGGGGTGGGCTCGGGGCTGCTCGACGTGGAGCAGCTCCGGACGTTCGTCCGGTGA
- a CDS encoding flavin reductase family protein: MAGTTVDPETFKATLSNSPSAVTVLTVSGTDGTDPHGITVSSFASGSLEPPLVVVGIDRESETHERLVGDETGFCVNLLAANQRDLAEHFADMTDLGDPFRRSHRTSRSGAPVFDDAVGFLDCEHFEAVELGDHVLHVGRVVDAAVLDASAPPLTYCRGEWGTVTDDPPTWRRVGS; the protein is encoded by the coding sequence ATGGCAGGGACGACAGTCGACCCGGAGACGTTCAAAGCCACCCTCTCGAACAGCCCCTCCGCGGTAACGGTCCTCACCGTCTCGGGGACGGACGGAACCGACCCACACGGCATCACCGTCAGCTCCTTCGCGAGCGGTTCGCTCGAACCGCCGCTCGTGGTGGTCGGCATCGACCGCGAGAGCGAAACCCACGAACGCCTCGTCGGCGACGAGACCGGCTTCTGTGTCAACCTGCTCGCCGCAAACCAGCGGGACCTCGCCGAGCACTTCGCGGACATGACCGATCTGGGCGACCCGTTCCGTCGGTCGCACAGGACGAGCCGGTCTGGCGCGCCGGTGTTCGACGACGCCGTCGGCTTCCTCGACTGCGAGCACTTCGAGGCGGTCGAGCTCGGTGACCACGTACTCCACGTCGGACGGGTGGTCGACGCCGCCGTCCTCGACGCGTCGGCACCGCCGCTCACCTACTGTCGCGGTGAGTGGGGGACCGTGACCGATGACCCGCCAACGTGGCGGCGCGTCGGCTCCTGA
- a CDS encoding metal-dependent hydrolase — protein sequence MWPWEHIAVAYLTYSLGSRLVGRRPAATAAAAVAVGALFPDLVDKPLSWVFGVLPGGRSLAHSLLVAVPVVLLVGLVARDRRAGALGVAFSVGYLSHLPLDVLASGVFGGEFDTGFLLWPLTPTATRQPDSPAFVHLLEQHREFLAFLTSPVGRRYLAFELLLLLLASLVWWLDGAPGLGWLRRRAGGLRRLVHGS from the coding sequence ATGTGGCCCTGGGAGCACATCGCGGTCGCGTACCTGACGTACAGTCTGGGGAGCCGACTGGTCGGTCGCAGACCGGCTGCGACCGCCGCAGCCGCGGTGGCCGTCGGTGCCCTGTTCCCGGACCTGGTCGACAAGCCGCTGTCGTGGGTTTTCGGGGTGCTGCCGGGCGGTCGCTCGCTCGCGCATTCGCTGCTCGTCGCGGTCCCGGTGGTCCTCCTGGTCGGTCTGGTCGCCCGCGACCGCCGGGCGGGGGCGCTCGGCGTCGCGTTCAGCGTCGGCTACCTCAGCCACCTGCCGCTGGACGTGCTGGCGTCGGGGGTCTTCGGCGGCGAGTTCGACACCGGCTTCCTGCTCTGGCCACTGACGCCGACCGCGACGAGACAGCCCGACAGCCCGGCGTTCGTCCACCTGCTCGAGCAACACCGCGAGTTCCTCGCGTTCCTCACCAGCCCGGTCGGACGGCGGTACCTCGCGTTCGAGCTCCTGTTGCTGCTCCTGGCGTCACTCGTCTGGTGGCTCGACGGCGCCCCCGGACTCGGCTGGCTCCGGCGTCGTGCCGGTGGGCTCCGCAGACTCGTCCACGGCTCGTAG
- a CDS encoding glycosyltransferase family 2 protein, with protein MYEGQTIGVVVPAYDEEGFVGDVIESVPTSVDRVYAVDDHSTDGTFREMREAAATWNEREDGPTVDTIRHERNRGVGGAIKTGYLRARQDRTDVTVVMAGDGQMEVEIFDRLLDPIVSGDAAYVKANRFASDDDIRRMPRLRRFGNRVLEFLTRIASGYWSTGDPQSGYTAISLEALDTVDIDNLYEYYGYCNELLVRLNAREFRVVDVPRPVTYGEEQSGISLGSYVPRVSAMLLRSFIWRLKVRYLDRRVRDVPGLYVLGCCGIVLAALARGLGRSERTGRLARNSMMALVLAMLLDRARNGHLDDINSEPSKKDSE; from the coding sequence ATGTACGAAGGCCAGACAATCGGCGTCGTCGTCCCGGCGTACGACGAGGAGGGGTTCGTCGGCGACGTGATCGAATCGGTTCCGACCAGTGTCGACAGGGTGTACGCCGTCGACGACCACTCCACCGATGGGACCTTCCGTGAGATGCGGGAGGCGGCGGCGACCTGGAACGAGCGCGAGGACGGGCCGACCGTGGACACGATACGCCACGAGCGGAACCGTGGGGTCGGCGGTGCGATCAAGACCGGCTACCTGCGGGCACGCCAGGACCGGACCGACGTCACGGTCGTGATGGCGGGCGACGGGCAGATGGAGGTCGAGATCTTCGACCGGTTGCTGGACCCCATCGTCTCGGGGGATGCAGCGTACGTGAAGGCGAACCGGTTCGCCTCGGACGACGACATCCGCCGGATGCCACGCCTCAGACGGTTCGGAAACCGGGTGCTCGAGTTCCTCACTCGGATCGCGAGCGGCTACTGGTCGACGGGTGACCCCCAGAGTGGCTACACGGCCATCTCGCTCGAGGCACTCGACACGGTCGACATCGATAACCTGTACGAGTACTACGGCTACTGCAACGAACTGCTCGTTCGACTGAACGCCCGCGAGTTCAGGGTGGTCGACGTTCCGCGTCCCGTCACCTACGGGGAGGAACAGAGCGGTATCTCGCTCGGCTCGTACGTGCCCAGGGTGTCGGCGATGCTGCTCCGGAGCTTCATCTGGCGACTCAAGGTCCGGTACCTCGACAGACGCGTGCGGGACGTCCCGGGCCTATATGTGCTCGGATGCTGTGGCATCGTCCTCGCGGCCCTGGCCCGGGGGCTGGGACGGTCAGAGCGCACGGGGAGACTGGCCCGAAACTCGATGATGGCGCTGGTGCTCGCGATGCTTCTCGACCGCGCACGGAACGGTCACCTCGACGATATAAACTCTGAACCTTCCAAGAAGGATTCCGAGTGA
- a CDS encoding DUF1616 domain-containing protein: MSDAHVGENAPAREPTRAESAPRYSYDLALLVGFVLVAAVLLAILDSVLLRTVIGVPVVTFAPGYALVTALLPVRASDATDPGSLDRIERLAVAVGASVALVVLGALLLAPLSPGGLAAVPFLELLVTWTVLGAGVGYIRRRNYPPERRDGVADPRTLVAEGRFDRLDVVLVLAMLVAVASVGHGLAAPGPDASHTTVTLVTENESGEYVAADYPRSVTVGESIDTSLLVDNGEGERTSYTVVAVVERIGPSEQVVQRSQLERVTLTVSADQRVVRELSVAPDLLGESLRLSFYVYEGEAPTNPSPEAAAHHLYLWLSVEETGDAADEAGDAADEGVDRDDEEGGDEERDEAGEDDDEERIARRTTDLDTTAFGSEGR; the protein is encoded by the coding sequence ATGAGCGACGCGCACGTCGGAGAGAACGCGCCCGCACGGGAGCCGACACGGGCCGAATCCGCGCCGCGGTACTCCTACGACCTCGCGCTGCTCGTCGGATTCGTCCTCGTCGCGGCCGTGCTGCTGGCCATCCTCGACAGCGTCCTCCTCCGGACAGTCATCGGCGTCCCGGTTGTCACCTTCGCGCCCGGGTACGCGCTCGTAACGGCGCTGCTGCCTGTGCGTGCGTCGGATGCGACGGACCCCGGGAGCCTCGACCGCATCGAACGCCTGGCCGTCGCCGTCGGCGCGAGCGTCGCGCTGGTGGTGCTCGGAGCGCTGCTTCTCGCACCGCTGTCTCCGGGTGGTCTCGCCGCAGTCCCGTTCCTGGAACTGCTCGTGACGTGGACGGTGCTCGGCGCAGGCGTGGGCTACATCCGCCGGAGAAACTACCCGCCGGAGCGTCGCGACGGCGTCGCAGATCCTCGCACCCTCGTCGCAGAGGGTCGGTTCGACCGCCTCGACGTCGTCCTCGTGCTGGCGATGCTGGTCGCGGTCGCATCGGTCGGTCACGGGCTCGCCGCGCCCGGACCGGACGCCTCGCACACCACCGTCACACTCGTCACCGAGAACGAGTCAGGCGAGTACGTCGCCGCAGACTACCCCCGGTCGGTGACCGTGGGCGAGTCGATAGACACCTCCTTACTCGTCGATAACGGCGAAGGAGAACGCACCAGCTACACCGTCGTCGCGGTGGTGGAGCGAATCGGTCCGTCGGAGCAGGTCGTCCAGCGGAGCCAGCTGGAACGAGTGACACTGACCGTGTCGGCGGACCAGCGAGTGGTACGCGAGCTCTCGGTGGCCCCCGACCTGCTCGGCGAGTCGCTGCGACTGAGCTTCTACGTCTACGAAGGCGAGGCCCCCACGAACCCGAGTCCGGAGGCTGCGGCCCATCATCTCTACCTCTGGTTGTCGGTCGAGGAGACCGGTGACGCTGCGGACGAGGCCGGTGACGCTGCGGACGAGGGCGTCGACCGGGACGACGAGGAAGGAGGTGACGAGGAAAGGGACGAAGCTGGAGAGGACGACGACGAGGAACGAATCGCTCGTCGAACCACCGACCTCGACACGACTGCGTTCGGCTCGGAGGGCCGCTGA
- a CDS encoding NAD-dependent epimerase/dehydratase family protein: protein MPSSHDPAVSAGRHAEESSPEGTADLADATVLVTGGAGFIGRQLVQTLSPGVETRVLDSGTSDRRAGLPDETAVLEGDVTNPADLAAAMAGVDVVFHLAAYSSVPATLDHPTRSLDVNAVGTAAVLDRARTQDARVVVASSAAVYGRPAETPIPEDAPLRPRSPYGVGKLAADRYARRYEDWYDVPAVALRFFNVYGPGHRNGVLATFLSRARQGDPLVIHGDGSQTRDFVHVDDVVRALLAAARTDATGEAFNVGTGETTTVRELARLVQETVPGGVDVLHDDPRPADIEHSCADVRKAREQLGFEAELELEEGLQRLVDGPDS from the coding sequence ATGCCGTCGAGTCACGACCCCGCCGTCAGCGCGGGCCGACACGCGGAGGAATCGTCGCCAGAGGGAACAGCCGACCTCGCGGACGCGACGGTGCTCGTCACCGGTGGAGCGGGCTTCATCGGACGCCAGCTCGTCCAGACGCTCTCGCCGGGCGTCGAGACCAGAGTGCTCGACTCCGGGACGAGCGACCGTCGAGCCGGGCTGCCCGACGAAACAGCGGTGCTCGAAGGGGACGTGACGAATCCAGCGGACCTCGCGGCGGCGATGGCCGGGGTGGATGTCGTCTTCCACCTCGCGGCGTACTCCTCGGTGCCGGCGACGCTCGACCATCCGACGCGGTCGCTCGACGTGAACGCCGTCGGCACCGCGGCGGTCCTCGACCGGGCACGGACGCAGGACGCCAGGGTCGTCGTCGCGTCGAGTGCGGCGGTGTACGGTCGGCCCGCCGAGACGCCGATCCCCGAGGATGCCCCGCTCAGACCGCGCAGTCCGTACGGGGTCGGCAAGCTGGCCGCCGACCGCTACGCACGTCGGTACGAGGACTGGTACGACGTTCCGGCCGTCGCCCTGCGGTTCTTCAACGTGTACGGCCCCGGGCATCGGAACGGTGTCCTCGCGACGTTCCTCTCTCGCGCCCGGCAGGGCGACCCACTCGTGATTCACGGTGACGGCTCTCAGACGCGCGACTTCGTCCACGTCGACGACGTGGTCCGGGCACTGCTCGCCGCCGCGAGGACCGACGCCACGGGCGAGGCGTTCAACGTGGGGACCGGCGAGACGACGACTGTGCGGGAGCTCGCACGACTCGTCCAGGAGACGGTCCCCGGTGGGGTCGACGTGCTGCACGACGACCCGCGGCCGGCCGACATCGAACACAGCTGCGCGGACGTCCGGAAGGCCCGCGAGCAGCTCGGGTTCGAGGCCGAGCTCGAGCTGGAGGAGGGGCTCCAGCGCCTCGTCGACGGTCCGGACAGCTGA
- a CDS encoding Gfo/Idh/MocA family protein produces MTLTTAVVGAGTVSETHLSGLSACPRTELVAIADLDSEAARAAARRHSITPYTDLDHMLDTEDLDWLHVCTPVRTHRDIAVTAIERGIPVLIEKPVTETVRAVEDIADAAKAHDVPASVVHNHLFGPAVRAARDRIQAGALGSVRGVDLLYTGSTRPDVPNRGEWSFELVGGEFEEGLPHPLYILLNVGGYPRNEEDVQATTTLGGEYEMDFGYDGATIQYPTADGRLCSATMLSGTVPHRSLYVHGEEGSLVVDLVSQSLVPLERDYKASSRARAMKNADEVLARGRSTLGNLRSVARRARDGGWESEKELNGHYYQYDETARAIEEGEPMPVPLSEGQWTVRLQQSIRDAATASPESTTEHTLVDDE; encoded by the coding sequence ATGACGCTCACGACCGCAGTCGTCGGTGCCGGGACGGTCTCCGAAACCCACCTCTCCGGCCTCTCGGCCTGTCCGCGTACAGAGCTCGTCGCCATCGCCGACCTCGACAGCGAGGCGGCGCGGGCGGCAGCCCGGCGCCACAGCATCACGCCCTACACCGACCTGGACCACATGCTCGACACCGAGGACCTCGACTGGCTGCACGTCTGCACGCCGGTTCGGACCCACCGGGACATCGCCGTCACCGCCATCGAACGGGGGATCCCGGTGCTCATCGAGAAACCCGTGACCGAGACGGTGCGGGCCGTCGAGGACATCGCCGACGCCGCGAAAGCCCACGATGTGCCGGCGTCGGTCGTCCACAACCACCTGTTCGGGCCGGCGGTTCGGGCTGCCCGTGACCGCATCCAGGCCGGCGCGCTGGGGAGCGTCCGGGGTGTCGATCTGCTGTACACCGGCTCGACCCGCCCGGACGTCCCGAACCGGGGCGAGTGGAGCTTCGAGCTGGTCGGCGGCGAGTTCGAGGAGGGGCTGCCACACCCGCTGTACATCCTGCTCAACGTCGGCGGCTATCCCCGGAACGAGGAGGACGTGCAGGCCACGACCACGCTCGGCGGCGAGTACGAGATGGACTTCGGCTACGACGGCGCGACCATCCAGTACCCGACGGCCGACGGACGGCTCTGCTCGGCGACGATGCTCTCCGGGACCGTTCCGCACCGCTCGCTGTACGTCCACGGCGAGGAGGGGTCGCTCGTCGTCGACCTCGTCTCGCAGTCGCTGGTCCCACTGGAGCGCGACTACAAGGCCTCCTCGAGGGCCCGCGCGATGAAGAACGCCGACGAGGTCCTCGCCCGGGGGCGGTCGACGCTCGGGAACCTGCGGTCGGTCGCCCGACGCGCCCGGGACGGCGGCTGGGAGTCCGAGAAGGAGCTCAACGGCCACTACTACCAGTACGACGAGACCGCCAGAGCCATCGAAGAGGGCGAGCCGATGCCCGTGCCGCTCTCCGAGGGACAGTGGACGGTCCGGCTCCAGCAGTCGATCCGCGACGCCGCAACCGCGTCTCCGGAGAGCACCACCGAACACACCCTCGTCGACGACGAGTGA
- a CDS encoding CARDB domain-containing protein, whose product MFEPDTSAGDEGRVEGHGPAVRRSLPLLASLALVLVVLLSATVVGATAGGGATAPPPNTYAVVQGDRCVDVSPVTGGQSVESAYDYRNPYSNRTANDYSAHGFRQYQRDRTSTLFVYRGPGGDSLVALHGELDSGGGGGSTAAFEFQNLPAAGSWAVQDDDYPGRDDVWDVGTTETTVDWKWGPERTDGGAFRGIASATEPIVVRPAFNERAPAWGQWEHSGAPNHRVQRWLLVGDGGQSVSLDMTEPILVAPGSCAGFSLPTPSVGATPAEVPRNRPVTLSANTDGGVPATSYRWDFDGDGAVDRVTDTATTEVSYGSAGTYTPTVVAASAVGTSEPASMRVRVGQSNEPAISVRGADAESAVAGEPTPVRVDLVNDGGGEGSIRVDLVADDERVGSREVTVPALSNESVTVNATFPEPGEYTVEVGGARTDVEVAEAQPELAVSDVAVDDPVRVDESFTVTATVENVGNAEGEFDVGLQLFGEVVESQEVVLPDGERRDVAFDVTVSAAGTYTAQVGDQRAEVVVRESGESTDRRTTTPGGDDGGTPGYGVLAGLFALAAVLTHLLHRASR is encoded by the coding sequence ATGTTCGAACCGGACACGTCCGCGGGTGACGAAGGGCGGGTCGAGGGGCACGGGCCGGCGGTGCGCCGGAGCCTTCCCCTGCTGGCCTCGCTCGCCCTCGTCCTCGTGGTCCTCCTGAGTGCGACGGTCGTCGGCGCGACGGCTGGCGGCGGCGCGACCGCACCGCCACCGAACACCTACGCCGTCGTCCAGGGGGACCGTTGCGTCGACGTCTCCCCCGTCACCGGTGGCCAGTCCGTCGAATCGGCGTACGACTACCGGAACCCGTACTCGAACCGGACCGCGAACGACTACAGCGCACACGGCTTCCGGCAGTACCAGCGCGACCGCACCAGCACGCTGTTCGTCTACCGGGGGCCAGGCGGGGACAGCCTGGTCGCCCTCCACGGCGAGCTCGACAGCGGCGGTGGGGGCGGCAGCACCGCCGCCTTCGAGTTCCAGAACCTCCCGGCGGCCGGCTCCTGGGCGGTCCAGGACGACGATTACCCCGGGCGCGACGACGTCTGGGACGTCGGGACGACCGAGACGACCGTCGACTGGAAGTGGGGTCCCGAGCGGACCGACGGTGGCGCGTTCCGCGGCATCGCGTCGGCCACGGAGCCGATCGTCGTCCGGCCCGCGTTCAACGAACGCGCACCCGCCTGGGGTCAGTGGGAGCACTCCGGCGCACCGAACCACCGCGTCCAGCGGTGGCTGCTGGTCGGCGACGGCGGCCAGTCCGTCAGCCTCGATATGACCGAACCGATACTCGTCGCCCCGGGGAGCTGTGCGGGGTTCTCGCTTCCGACACCGTCGGTCGGGGCGACACCCGCCGAGGTGCCTCGAAACCGGCCGGTGACGCTCAGTGCGAACACGGACGGTGGTGTGCCGGCCACCAGCTATCGCTGGGACTTCGACGGCGACGGCGCGGTCGACCGCGTCACGGACACCGCGACGACCGAGGTCAGCTACGGGAGCGCGGGGACGTACACGCCGACGGTCGTCGCCGCCAGCGCCGTCGGCACCAGCGAACCCGCGTCGATGAGGGTCCGGGTCGGCCAGTCGAACGAGCCCGCCATCAGCGTCCGCGGCGCGGACGCGGAGTCGGCGGTGGCCGGCGAGCCGACGCCTGTCCGGGTGGACCTCGTCAACGACGGTGGTGGCGAGGGCAGCATCCGGGTCGACCTGGTCGCGGACGACGAGCGGGTCGGTTCCCGGGAGGTGACCGTCCCGGCGCTCTCGAACGAGAGCGTGACGGTGAACGCGACGTTCCCCGAGCCCGGCGAGTACACCGTCGAGGTCGGCGGCGCGCGAACCGATGTCGAGGTGGCGGAGGCCCAGCCGGAGCTCGCGGTGTCGGACGTCGCGGTCGACGATCCGGTGCGGGTGGACGAGTCGTTCACGGTCACCGCGACCGTCGAGAACGTGGGCAACGCGGAGGGCGAGTTCGACGTTGGCCTCCAGCTGTTCGGGGAGGTCGTCGAGAGTCAGGAGGTCGTCCTGCCGGACGGCGAGCGCCGCGACGTGGCGTTCGACGTGACGGTCAGTGCAGCGGGCACCTACACCGCACAGGTCGGCGACCAGCGCGCAGAGGTCGTCGTGCGCGAGAGCGGCGAGTCCACCGACAGGCGGACGACGACCCCTGGCGGTGACGACGGTGGCACACCCGGCTACGGCGTCCTCGCCGGCCTGTTCGCACTCGCAGCCGTGCTGACCCACCTGCTCCATCGGGCCAGCAGGTGA